A genomic region of Chaetodon auriga isolate fChaAug3 chromosome 11, fChaAug3.hap1, whole genome shotgun sequence contains the following coding sequences:
- the cdt1 gene encoding DNA replication factor Cdt1 has protein sequence MSQARVTDFFSQKKKGIGGPLKPAKHRSSSVVGRGSSRISANITCASKNTDDFLCSSSVHDEFVRVIDNAVGLNEEESNTITAKGPPSGPRTPKRTSSDTEFDLGSAVFSATADHSTARKRRQVDVVKNARANDPEKVTGKKARKKLVLPQDASQAAVQVLPNEGTKQSAAPAFHVSHVSVQNVQQSNSSPRRGPVISKNSGGQASPALCKEGIVTLKSRLQRIKKHREEITSTASISTVSSFTSPASTAATNTTAPRVPRTVSLLTSDATALKFTVARATALATKAQRTKEKREAGESKHSETQTQDSTEQPAYLQYHTLAQAAPPGLTLPYQYKVLAEMFRSMDTVVAMLYNRCETATFTKIKQGVQDMMHKRFEESHVGQIKMAFPEAYTFRQEKNIPSFDSSIKKSGYQLTVQPSFLSDQNEAHPLLSASCLLERRRIFHLNLVLIVKQHHKDFLSSLVPPLSVAEDKLTRWHPRFNVDTVPAIQASSLPQPPHTEKLATAQEVLEKARLLIAPKMEKALVSMALKSEDEVAENKELTSPQNSTAPQTSAAPLPTALKGVSQSLLDRIRAKEAQKLQAAMTRNPTQEERLLIMSRLPELARILRNVFIAEKKTALIMEVACNRMVSSYRSALSTGEMEKHICLLAEVTADWLTIHPIRKDLYLKLNKNMELNIVLDKLSSRLKEEERI, from the exons atgtcTCAGGCTCGAGTTACTGATTTCTTTTCCCAGAAAAAGAAAGGCATCGGTGGTCCACTGAAACCAGCTAAGCACCGCAGTAGCTCTGTTGTCGGCCGTGGCTCATCTAGGATCAGCGCTAACATTACCTGCGCAAGTAAAAACACAGACGATTTCCTTTGTTCGTCCTCCGTCCATGACGAGTTTGTCCGAGTTATCGACAACGCAGTGGGGCTAAACGAGGAAGAGTCTAACACCATTACCGCGAAAGGTCCCCCCTCCGGTCCCAGGACACCAAAGCGGACCTCGTCTGACACAGAATTTGACCTCGGGTCTGCCGTGTTTTCAGCCACCGCCGACCACAGCACAGCCAGGAAGAGGCGGCAAGTGGACGTCGTTAAAAACGCTAGAGCTAACGACCCGGAGAAAGTTACGGGAAAGAAAGCCAGGAAGAAACTCGTCCTCCCTCAAGACGCTTCACAG GCTGCAGTCCAGGTCCTGCCCAATGAAGGGACCAAGCAGTCCGCAGCACCAGCATTCCATGTGTCCCATGTGTCTGTGCAAAATGTCCAACAGTCCAACAGCTCTCCACGGAGGGGTCCAGTCATCAGCAAGAACAGTGGAGGACAGGCCAGCCCG GCTCTGTGTAAAGAGGGAATTGTAACCCTCAAGTCTCGCCTTCAGAGGAtcaagaaacacagagaggaaataacCAGCACTGCGTCCATTTCCACagtctcctctttcacctctcCCGCTAGCACAGCAGCTACCAATACTACTGCTCCTCGTGTCCCCAGAACTGTTTCGCTGCTCACCTCTGATGCTACGGCCCTCAAGTTCACTGTAGCACGAGCCACAGCACTTGCAACTAAAGCTCAGAGGacgaaggaaaagagagaggcgGGGGAGAGCAAGCATAGTGAGACACAAACCCAGGATag TACTGAACAGCCAGCATACCTGCAGTACCACACCCTCGCTCAGGCAGCCCCCCCTGGCCTGACTCTGCCTTACCAGTACAAGGTGCTTGCTGAGATGTTCAGGAGTATGGATACGGTGGTGGCCATGCTGTACAACCGCTGTGAGACAGCTACCTTCACCAAGATCAAACAGGGAGTTCAGGACATGATGCACAA GCGATTTGAAGAGAGCCACGTGGGTCAGATAAAGATGGCCTTTCCTGAGGCCTACACATTTAGACAGGAAAAGAACATCCCATCTTTCGACAGCAGCATTAAGAAGAGCGGCTACCAGCTCACTGTGCagccctcttttctctctg ACCAGAATGAAGCCCATCCTCTCCTGTCAGCCTCTTGTCTTCTGGAGAGGAGACGCATCTTCCACCTGAACTTGGTCTTGATTGTCAAGCAGCACCACAAA gactTTCTGTCCTCGTTGGTTCCTCCGTTGTCTGTGGCAGAAGACAAACTGACCCGCTGGCACCCTCGCTTTAATGTCGACACCGTGCCAGCCATCCAAGCTAGCTCACTGCCTCAGCCTCCTCACACTGAGAAACTGGCCACAGCTCAGGAGGTGCTAGAGAAGGCCCGCTTGCTCATCGCACCCAAG ATGGAGAAGGCTCTGGTCTCTATGGCTCTTAAGTCTGAAGATGAAgttgcagaaaataaagaacTGACATCTCCACAGAACTCAACAGCCCCCCaaacctctgctgctccactccCAACTGCCCTGAAAGGAGTGTCCCAGTCCCTGCTGGACAGG ATTCGGGCAAAAGAGGCCCAGAAGCTCCAGGCGGCCATGACTCGAAACCCCACCCAGGAGGAGCGCCTGCTGATAATGTCACGGCTGCCTGAGTTGGCCAGGATTCTCCGGAACGTTTTTAttgcagaaaagaaaactgCTTTAATAATGGAAGTGGCCTGTAACAGGATGGTGTCCAGTTACAGATCTGCCCTCAGCACAG GTGAGATGGAGAAACATATCTGTCTGCTGGCAGAAGTgactgctgattggctgactaTTCATCCAATCAGGAAGGACTTGTACCTTAAGTTGAACAAGAACATGGAGCTCAACATTGTTCTGGACAAactgagcagcagactgaaagaggaggagagaatcTGA